Proteins from a genomic interval of Niabella soli DSM 19437:
- a CDS encoding energy transducer TonB: protein MEANKILSSDLLDIVFEGRNKDYGAYELRRTYNKRIVKALVITVVAALVIAGLVVLQSKMEANKPQKVKMEEVTIQKIEQPEEKKEPPPPPPPPPPKVEPPKIETKAFTPPKIVKDEEVKQPPPVQEELKDTKIGTINQAGVKDLGVVVPPAGVDGGKGIVEAKPVEKEPEIFTKVEQEARYNGDWSRFLSTNLRGDVPVENGASAGSYQVIVQFVVDVQGNVSDVKVIKDPGFGMGEEAMRAIKKSGKWVPAVQNGRQVKAYRKQPITFQVQE from the coding sequence ATGGAAGCCAATAAAATTTTATCATCAGATCTTCTGGATATTGTTTTTGAGGGGCGCAATAAGGATTATGGAGCCTACGAGCTCCGGCGTACCTACAATAAGCGTATCGTGAAAGCGCTGGTCATAACCGTAGTTGCCGCCCTGGTAATTGCCGGTTTGGTGGTTTTGCAGAGCAAGATGGAGGCCAATAAGCCGCAGAAGGTCAAAATGGAAGAAGTAACCATCCAGAAAATAGAACAGCCGGAGGAGAAGAAAGAACCCCCTCCGCCGCCGCCCCCACCACCGCCAAAAGTGGAGCCTCCAAAAATTGAAACAAAGGCATTTACACCTCCTAAGATCGTAAAAGATGAGGAAGTAAAACAACCCCCTCCCGTTCAGGAAGAGTTAAAAGATACCAAAATTGGTACTATTAACCAGGCCGGTGTAAAAGATCTGGGTGTAGTGGTTCCCCCGGCAGGTGTAGACGGTGGTAAAGGCATCGTGGAAGCCAAACCGGTTGAAAAAGAACCCGAGATCTTTACTAAAGTGGAGCAGGAAGCACGCTATAATGGTGACTGGTCCAGGTTCCTGAGTACAAACCTGCGCGGTGATGTGCCCGTAGAAAACGGCGCCTCTGCAGGTAGTTATCAGGTAATTGTACAGTTTGTGGTGGATGTTCAGGGTAATGTAAGTGATGTAAAGGTGATTAAAGATCCTGGTTTTGGAATGGGCGAAGAAGCAATGCGCGCCATTAAAAAATCTGGGAAATGGGTGCCGGCTGTTCAAAACGGACGGCAGGTGAAGGCATACCGGAAACAACCAATTACCTTCCAGGTTCAGGAATAA
- a CDS encoding ExbD/TolR family protein has translation MASLDTGGDDGHKKGPGVKKAKKQSTRVDMTPMVDLGFLLITFFIFTATMSNPTTMDLNMPKDSDKKDQETKIKQSGSLTVLLAKDNKVFYYEGEMDPTGANFKSDTYKGIRNEIINKKKEVVSHYVQDPACEQEARAKGKSIDDCKQKDFFVIIKPTDDATYKNVVDMLDEMTINKVARYALVKPFPGELDAIRLTIGGSPAAAAPATPAK, from the coding sequence ATGGCAAGTTTAGATACTGGCGGCGATGACGGACATAAGAAAGGCCCCGGGGTCAAGAAAGCCAAAAAGCAAAGCACCCGGGTGGATATGACCCCAATGGTGGACCTGGGCTTCCTGCTGATCACTTTCTTTATTTTTACGGCAACGATGAGCAATCCTACAACCATGGATTTAAATATGCCTAAAGATTCGGATAAGAAGGACCAGGAAACCAAGATCAAACAATCGGGCTCATTGACGGTGTTGCTTGCAAAAGATAACAAGGTTTTCTATTACGAGGGGGAAATGGATCCTACGGGCGCTAATTTCAAGTCGGACACCTATAAAGGCATTCGCAATGAAATAATTAATAAAAAGAAAGAAGTAGTTTCTCATTATGTACAGGACCCTGCCTGCGAACAGGAAGCCAGGGCAAAAGGGAAATCCATTGATGATTGTAAACAGAAGGACTTTTTCGTAATTATTAAGCCGACCGATGATGCCACGTATAAAAATGTGGTGGATATGCTGGATGAAATGACCATTAATAAAGTTGCCCGTTATGCATTGGTAAAACCATTTCCTGGTGAACTGGATGCCATTCGTTTAACGATCGGTGGATCACCTGCCGCCGCAGCACCCGCAACCCCAGCCAAATAA
- a CDS encoding ExbD/TolR family protein, with the protein MAKAKIQKKSTDTDMTPFVDVAFLILSFFIMATKFKPVEPVPIETPNSVASQTMPDNNAVMMSIDKDNKVYFSIMSKSDVQKGKDIIKEAAKRAGVTISDGDLTHYSDGMMMGMPFNKLKSFLALSPADQAKVKQDGIPVMDSATNELVNWIGAAKYVFAGETLKYLVKGDNSSKYPAFNALIEAMKRNDEQKYNLVTMPTEAPTGSELYLDRLKQK; encoded by the coding sequence ATGGCAAAAGCAAAAATACAAAAGAAGTCGACGGATACGGATATGACGCCCTTTGTGGACGTAGCGTTCCTGATCCTGTCCTTCTTTATCATGGCCACAAAATTCAAACCGGTTGAGCCAGTTCCCATTGAGACTCCTAATTCCGTTGCTTCACAGACTATGCCTGATAACAATGCGGTGATGATGAGCATTGATAAAGACAACAAGGTGTATTTCAGCATTATGTCGAAATCCGATGTTCAAAAAGGAAAGGACATAATTAAAGAAGCCGCCAAACGTGCAGGGGTGACTATTTCGGACGGAGACCTTACCCACTATTCTGATGGAATGATGATGGGGATGCCTTTTAATAAGCTGAAGAGCTTCCTGGCATTGTCTCCGGCAGACCAGGCGAAGGTGAAACAGGATGGCATTCCGGTAATGGACTCTGCTACAAATGAGCTGGTGAACTGGATCGGTGCCGCTAAATACGTTTTTGCAGGCGAAACGTTGAAATACCTGGTAAAAGGAGATAACTCCTCCAAATACCCGGCCTTCAACGCGCTTATAGAAGCTATGAAGCGTAACGACGAGCAGAAATACAACCTGGTAACCATGCCTACAGAGGCCCCTACAGGGTCCGAGTTGTATCTGGATCGTTTGAAGCAGAAATAA
- a CDS encoding MotA/TolQ/ExbB proton channel family protein → MAETNQAKPVTATTSVQPKKSSNLISWVAPILCIIAGYCIWRYVIGADSGFAQPDPAGGFWPNHKGPKGAFHRIYEGGIIVPLLIGMLLMVIVFAIERFLTIAKALGTGNINNFVRKVQYHLANKNVEAAIAECDKQKGSVGNVMKAGLRRYKEMINEPGLDTEQKIAAIQKEVEEATALELPMLQKNLVFLSTIVSTGTLVALLGTVMGMIRSFANLGESGGGNSSELAVGISEALYNTALGIGTSALALIFYNMLTTRIDSITYGIDESGFTLTQSFASLYK, encoded by the coding sequence ATGGCTGAGACAAATCAAGCGAAGCCCGTAACGGCTACTACTTCTGTTCAACCTAAAAAAAGCAGCAATCTGATTTCGTGGGTGGCGCCCATTCTGTGTATTATTGCTGGCTATTGTATTTGGCGTTATGTAATTGGCGCTGATAGTGGATTTGCACAGCCAGACCCCGCCGGTGGCTTTTGGCCGAACCATAAAGGCCCCAAAGGAGCGTTCCACCGTATTTATGAAGGAGGGATCATCGTACCCTTACTTATTGGTATGTTGTTAATGGTTATCGTATTTGCAATTGAAAGGTTCCTGACTATTGCCAAAGCATTAGGCACAGGTAACATCAACAATTTCGTACGTAAAGTACAATATCATCTTGCCAACAAAAATGTAGAAGCAGCTATTGCTGAGTGCGACAAACAAAAAGGTTCTGTAGGGAATGTAATGAAAGCAGGTCTGCGCCGTTACAAAGAAATGATCAATGAACCAGGTTTGGACACAGAGCAAAAAATTGCAGCTATTCAAAAAGAGGTAGAAGAAGCAACTGCGCTGGAACTGCCGATGTTACAGAAGAACTTAGTGTTCTTATCTACAATCGTTTCTACCGGTACCCTGGTAGCGTTATTAGGAACGGTAATGGGTATGATCCGTTCATTTGCCAACCTGGGTGAAAGCGGCGGCGGTAACTCTTCAGAACTGGCGGTAGGTATCTCTGAAGCCCTGTATAACACTGCATTGGGTATCGGTACTTCAGCTTTAGCCCTGATTTTCTACAACATGCTTACTACCCGTATTGACAGCATTACTTATGGTATTGACGAATCTGGTTTCACCCTGACACAATCTTTTGCTTCTTTATACAAATAA
- a CDS encoding ABC transporter permease, whose amino-acid sequence MKFNDILLLAFRTVRSNKLRTGLTVTIIAFGIMALVGIITAIKAMNQKFTESFSSMGANGFTIRFKERNTNFGSNRADGLTVSKKGKKEKQSNLNKVITKEEAQYFISHYHFPGAVAGISVFGGGGNVFSFNAKKTNPNVTLLVGDEKYLYLNSFKLAYGRNFTSGEITGGQNTCLLGLDVAKLFFGEALEKGVNTTIRINNIPYKVLGILEGKGSTFGFSRDNIAIIGYENWNRNFSKPNASYMLAVKVNDIKQLDAAMGEAESLFRSVRKNNSTEESNFILDKSDSTVQTLMNVLRYIRWAAIVIGIITLLGAAIGLMNIMLVAVSERTKEVGLVKALGGKKQSVKIQFLLEAIIISILGALLGIILGIIVGNMFSLVLSTGFVVPWDWVLYGIVICTIVGLAAGIYPALKAGRLNPIDALRYE is encoded by the coding sequence GTGAAATTCAACGATATTCTCCTATTGGCGTTCCGTACGGTCAGAAGCAACAAGCTACGTACGGGCTTAACGGTAACGATCATCGCCTTTGGTATAATGGCACTTGTTGGGATTATAACAGCCATTAAAGCAATGAATCAGAAGTTTACGGAAAGCTTTTCATCAATGGGGGCAAACGGATTTACCATACGCTTCAAAGAGCGGAACACGAATTTTGGTTCTAACCGGGCGGATGGGCTTACCGTATCAAAAAAAGGGAAGAAAGAAAAACAATCCAATCTAAATAAGGTCATTACAAAAGAAGAGGCGCAGTATTTTATCAGCCATTATCATTTCCCCGGAGCGGTAGCCGGTATCTCGGTATTTGGCGGAGGGGGCAATGTTTTTTCCTTCAACGCCAAAAAAACAAACCCCAACGTAACGTTATTGGTAGGCGATGAAAAATACCTGTACCTGAATTCGTTTAAGCTGGCCTACGGCCGGAATTTTACTTCGGGTGAAATTACCGGCGGACAAAATACCTGTCTGCTGGGGCTGGATGTGGCAAAACTTTTTTTTGGAGAGGCCCTTGAAAAAGGGGTGAACACCACCATCCGGATTAATAATATTCCTTACAAAGTTTTGGGTATCCTGGAAGGTAAGGGATCCACATTCGGCTTTAGCCGCGATAATATAGCCATCATCGGGTACGAAAACTGGAACCGGAATTTCAGCAAACCGAACGCCTCTTATATGTTGGCCGTTAAGGTAAATGATATTAAGCAACTAGATGCCGCGATGGGGGAGGCCGAAAGCCTGTTTCGCTCAGTGCGAAAAAATAATAGCACCGAAGAGAGTAACTTTATCCTGGATAAAAGCGATAGTACGGTTCAAACACTTATGAATGTGCTGCGCTATATCCGCTGGGCAGCCATTGTGATCGGCATTATCACGTTGCTGGGCGCTGCAATTGGTTTGATGAATATTATGCTGGTGGCTGTTTCGGAACGAACCAAAGAAGTGGGCCTGGTAAAGGCGTTGGGGGGGAAGAAGCAGTCGGTTAAAATACAATTTTTACTGGAAGCCATCATTATTAGTATCTTAGGAGCCTTGTTGGGGATCATCCTGGGAATTATTGTTGGCAATATGTTCTCGCTGGTTTTAAGTACGGGCTTTGTTGTTCCCTGGGATTGGGTATTGTATGGAATTGTTATTTGTACAATTGTAGGGCTGGCTGCCGGTATATACCCCGCTTTAAAAGCAGGCCGTTTGAATCCTATAGATGCGTTGCGATATGAATAA
- a CDS encoding NADH-quinone oxidoreductase subunit N → MNAVILSGLLGVVMLFASFLFQTKEPVRITAIVGTLLLLIANVLESKGIHFFSINTAGFLSFGYYSLFFNSIAIFATLVFFLLSSKDMQKVGNHYAEYFALLFFILTGIFLVTSFTNLLMLFIGIEIISIPLYILTGAAKKDLKSNEAALKYFLMGSFSTGVMLMGITLIYGATGTFDIGKMNLAALGKSNLLTAGLFMLLFSMCFKVSIAPFHFWTPDVYDGAPTVFTSFMATIVKVGIFIGFIHLFNTAFDKLTIQWKVWMAVLAALTLFIGNITAVFQQSVKRMLAYSSISQAGFMLFALVAMNPTSYEGLIIYSLAYCLATIGVFGVISKMTDYSFEGFNGLAKHQPLVALCVTICMLSLAGIPLSAGFLAKFYMLKAVIEAGGYLWLVIFGVVMAAVSAYYYFRLIQAMYFKEGPNNFTRIAAIEKYTLVAICVMIVFVGVFPNVIFNWLYF, encoded by the coding sequence ATGAACGCAGTTATTTTATCAGGTCTATTAGGTGTTGTGATGCTGTTTGCCAGCTTTTTGTTTCAGACAAAAGAACCGGTGCGGATAACCGCCATTGTTGGAACGCTGTTATTGCTTATAGCCAATGTGCTGGAGTCAAAAGGGATCCATTTCTTTTCAATTAACACGGCCGGTTTTTTGAGCTTTGGTTATTATTCCTTGTTCTTTAATTCGATTGCCATTTTTGCCACACTGGTTTTCTTTTTACTCTCCTCTAAGGACATGCAAAAAGTGGGTAATCATTATGCAGAGTATTTCGCGCTCCTTTTTTTCATTCTTACGGGGATCTTCCTGGTTACCTCGTTTACCAACCTGCTGATGCTTTTTATTGGTATTGAGATCATCTCCATACCGTTATACATTTTAACCGGCGCAGCGAAAAAAGACCTGAAAAGTAACGAGGCGGCGCTCAAGTACTTTTTAATGGGATCATTTTCCACGGGCGTTATGCTAATGGGGATCACCCTGATTTACGGCGCTACCGGCACTTTTGACATTGGTAAAATGAACCTTGCAGCATTGGGAAAATCGAATCTGCTCACCGCGGGGCTATTCATGCTGCTGTTTTCGATGTGCTTCAAAGTGTCCATTGCTCCGTTTCATTTCTGGACACCAGACGTTTATGACGGCGCCCCTACTGTATTTACTTCTTTTATGGCCACTATTGTAAAAGTGGGCATATTTATCGGGTTTATTCATCTCTTCAATACTGCTTTTGATAAGTTAACTATCCAGTGGAAAGTATGGATGGCGGTGCTGGCAGCCCTTACTTTATTCATTGGGAATATTACCGCTGTGTTTCAGCAAAGTGTAAAACGGATGCTGGCCTATTCCAGTATTTCCCAGGCAGGGTTTATGCTGTTTGCCCTGGTGGCGATGAATCCAACTTCCTATGAAGGATTAATTATTTATTCGCTGGCTTACTGCCTGGCAACTATCGGTGTATTTGGGGTCATCAGCAAAATGACTGATTATTCTTTTGAAGGCTTTAACGGTTTGGCGAAACACCAGCCCCTGGTGGCATTGTGCGTTACGATCTGCATGCTTTCGCTGGCCGGTATTCCGCTGTCTGCGGGCTTCCTGGCCAAATTCTATATGTTGAAAGCAGTTATAGAAGCAGGGGGCTATTTATGGCTCGTGATCTTTGGTGTGGTAATGGCTGCTGTTAGTGCGTATTATTATTTCAGGCTGATCCAGGCCATGTATTTTAAGGAAGGCCCCAATAATTTTACCCGGATAGCTGCTATTGAAAAATACACATTGGTCGCCATATGTGTCATGATCGTTTTTGTGGGCGTATTCCCCAATGTTATTTTTAACTGGCTTTATTTTTAG